The proteins below come from a single Caulobacter segnis ATCC 21756 genomic window:
- the miaB gene encoding tRNA (N6-isopentenyl adenosine(37)-C2)-methylthiotransferase MiaB, giving the protein MSETPQKRLFIKTYGCQMNVYDSERMADVLRPLGYGVVDDPEGADLVVLNTCHIREKATEKVYSELGYIKQMKDRKAEAGGRMTIAVAGCVAQAEGKEIMHRQKAVDLVVGPQAYHQLPELIARAHRATGERLAADFAADEKFDALPAERHVTGVTAFLTVQEGCDKFCTFCVVPYTRGGEWSRPVNDIVEEAKRLADQGVREVTLLGQNVNAYDGDGSTLAKLVRQLARIDGLDRIRYTTSHPRDMGDDLIEAHGELPELMPYLHLPVQAGGDRILKAMNRDHTAESYVRLIERIRAARPDIAMSGDFIVGFPGERDGDFEKTLDLVREVGFASAFSFKYSRRPGTPASAMPGQVEEEVKAERLERLNQLLDEQQRAFNAAQVGKVLPVLFEKPGRHAGQIVGRSPYLQAVHCEGGEQLIGKIVPVRIESAAKMSLGGALEPVLETA; this is encoded by the coding sequence ATGAGCGAGACCCCGCAAAAGCGCCTCTTTATCAAGACCTACGGCTGTCAGATGAACGTCTATGACAGCGAGCGCATGGCCGACGTCCTGCGCCCGCTGGGCTATGGCGTCGTCGATGACCCCGAGGGCGCGGACCTGGTGGTGCTGAACACCTGCCACATCCGCGAGAAGGCCACCGAGAAGGTTTATTCCGAGCTCGGCTACATCAAGCAGATGAAGGACCGCAAGGCCGAGGCCGGCGGTCGCATGACCATCGCCGTGGCCGGGTGCGTCGCCCAGGCCGAGGGCAAGGAGATCATGCATCGCCAGAAGGCGGTCGATCTGGTCGTCGGGCCCCAGGCCTACCACCAGCTGCCCGAGCTGATCGCCCGCGCCCACCGCGCGACCGGCGAGCGCCTGGCCGCCGACTTCGCCGCCGACGAGAAGTTCGACGCCCTGCCGGCCGAGCGCCACGTCACGGGCGTCACCGCCTTCCTCACCGTGCAGGAAGGCTGCGACAAGTTCTGCACCTTCTGCGTGGTGCCCTACACCCGCGGCGGCGAGTGGTCGCGGCCGGTGAACGACATCGTCGAGGAGGCCAAGCGCCTGGCCGATCAGGGCGTGCGCGAGGTCACCCTGCTGGGCCAGAACGTCAACGCCTATGACGGCGACGGCTCGACCCTGGCCAAGCTGGTCCGCCAGCTGGCCAGGATCGATGGCCTGGACCGCATCCGCTACACGACCAGCCACCCGCGCGACATGGGCGATGATTTGATCGAGGCCCACGGCGAGCTGCCGGAGCTGATGCCCTATCTGCACCTGCCGGTGCAGGCGGGCGGTGATCGAATCCTCAAGGCCATGAACCGCGACCACACGGCCGAGAGCTATGTCCGCCTGATCGAGCGCATCCGCGCCGCCCGGCCGGACATCGCCATGAGCGGTGACTTCATCGTCGGCTTCCCCGGCGAGCGCGACGGCGATTTCGAGAAGACCCTGGACCTGGTCCGGGAGGTCGGTTTCGCATCCGCCTTCTCGTTCAAATATTCGCGTCGCCCCGGCACGCCGGCCTCGGCCATGCCGGGCCAGGTCGAGGAAGAGGTCAAGGCCGAGCGCCTGGAGCGCCTGAACCAGTTGCTGGACGAGCAGCAGCGCGCGTTCAACGCCGCCCAGGTCGGCAAGGTGTTGCCCGTGCTGTTCGAAAAGCCCGGCCGCCATGCCGGCCAGATCGTTGGCCGCAGCCCCTATCTGCAGGCCGTCCATTGCGAGGGCGGCGAACAATTGATCGGGAAGATCGTTCCCGTTCGTATCGAGAGCGCCGCCAAGATGAGCTTGGGCGGGGCGCTCGAACCTGTCCTGGAGACCGCTTGA
- a CDS encoding PhoH family protein: MSRTPEFLPLSDDAVHAVSGPSGRHAALIEDAFKVLIETPGGGVTITGDARGRTGAKRVLEALAQRADAGEEVVEADVRIALGVAQQAGGQASPRAVRKGNVSPKTKGQARYMEAMASHPLSFGLGPAGTGKTFLAVAHGAGMLLRGEVDRLIVTRPAVEAGEKLGFLPGDLNEKVDPYMAPVWEALTDIMGADQLRRRREKLEIEVAPIAFMRGRTLSHAFVIVDEAQNCSRLQMKMVLTRLGEGARMVVTGDPTQVDLLNPRDSGLAHAVSILEGVEGVAVSRFTSADVVRHPLVERIVKAYDADAAQSTPR, from the coding sequence TTGAGCCGTACGCCTGAGTTCCTGCCGCTGTCCGACGACGCCGTCCACGCCGTCTCCGGTCCGTCTGGCCGCCACGCCGCCCTGATCGAGGACGCCTTCAAGGTGCTGATCGAGACGCCGGGCGGCGGGGTCACCATCACCGGCGACGCGCGGGGGCGCACCGGCGCCAAGCGGGTGCTCGAGGCCCTGGCTCAGCGCGCTGACGCCGGCGAGGAAGTGGTCGAGGCTGATGTGCGCATCGCCCTGGGCGTCGCCCAGCAGGCTGGCGGACAGGCGTCGCCCCGCGCGGTGCGCAAGGGCAATGTCTCGCCGAAGACCAAGGGCCAGGCGCGCTACATGGAGGCCATGGCCAGCCATCCGCTGAGCTTTGGCCTGGGCCCCGCCGGCACCGGCAAGACCTTCCTGGCCGTCGCGCATGGGGCGGGCATGCTGCTGCGCGGCGAGGTCGACCGCCTGATCGTCACCCGCCCCGCCGTCGAGGCCGGCGAGAAGCTGGGCTTCCTGCCGGGCGACCTCAACGAGAAGGTCGATCCCTACATGGCCCCGGTCTGGGAGGCCCTGACCGACATCATGGGCGCCGACCAGCTGCGCCGCCGTCGCGAGAAGCTGGAGATCGAGGTCGCCCCGATCGCCTTCATGCGCGGCCGCACGCTGAGCCACGCCTTCGTCATCGTCGACGAGGCGCAGAACTGCTCGCGCCTGCAGATGAAGATGGTCCTGACCCGTCTGGGCGAAGGCGCGCGCATGGTGGTCACCGGCGACCCGACCCAGGTCGACCTCCTGAACCCGAGGGACTCAGGGCTCGCCCACGCCGTCTCGATCCTGGAAGGGGTCGAGGGCGTCGCGGTCTCGCGCTTCACCTCGGCGGACGTCGTGCGCCACCCGCTCGTCGAGCGGATCGTCAAGGCCTATGACGCCGATGCGGCGCAAAGCACGCCCAGGTAA
- the ybeY gene encoding rRNA maturation RNase YbeY: MEIEDEAWTKAAEDAEALVWRAAQAVLDAHEDIEGQGIVILLTNDDTVQGLNRDFRQKDYATNVLSFPSPPNPEGQIGDIALAYGVCAREAEEQGKPLAHHLQHLVAHGVLHLLGYDHESDDEAEAMEALEREILAGLDVPDPYASDKEGR; this comes from the coding sequence ATCGAGATCGAGGACGAGGCCTGGACCAAGGCCGCCGAGGACGCCGAAGCCCTGGTCTGGCGCGCCGCCCAGGCGGTGCTGGACGCGCATGAGGACATCGAAGGCCAGGGGATCGTGATCCTGCTGACCAACGACGACACCGTTCAGGGGCTGAATCGCGACTTCCGCCAGAAGGACTATGCGACCAACGTCCTGTCCTTTCCTTCGCCACCCAATCCAGAAGGCCAGATCGGCGACATCGCCCTGGCCTACGGCGTTTGCGCGCGGGAGGCCGAAGAGCAGGGCAAGCCTCTGGCGCACCACCTGCAACATCTGGTGGCGCATGGCGTGCTACATCTCCTAGGATACGACCACGAGAGCGACGACGAGGCGGAAGCCATGGAGGCGCTCGAACGCGAGATCCTGGCGGGGCTGGACGTTCCTGACCCCTACGCCAGCGATAAAGAGGGACGCTGA
- a CDS encoding hemolysin family protein, whose protein sequence is MPSDEPSQQPAAPARRSRGVRAFLRRMRKRLTVGGGESPRPPEPPAQTGEVDLVDQAEAFQTLRVADVMTPRADIIAVELSTPFEALVAQFVEAGHSRMPIYRETLDDPVGVVHVKDVFKLLAEDVRRPTSADLVLNKLRREALYVPASMKAADLLLRMRTSRIHMALVIDEFGGTDGVVTMEDLIEAVVGEIDDEHDDAAAVAIVARPGGVYDADARAPLEELEAALGRELAPADMEEDIDTVAGLVVALAGRVPQRGEVIAHPDGYEFEVVEADPRRVRRVRVRGGPAPRPEALESVSEDLGAS, encoded by the coding sequence ATGCCCAGCGACGAGCCTAGTCAACAGCCCGCCGCGCCGGCGCGTAGAAGCCGGGGCGTGCGGGCGTTCTTAAGACGCATGCGAAAGCGGCTGACCGTCGGTGGCGGCGAGTCTCCGCGTCCGCCCGAGCCGCCGGCCCAGACCGGCGAAGTCGACCTCGTCGACCAGGCCGAGGCCTTCCAGACCCTGAGGGTCGCCGATGTGATGACGCCACGGGCCGACATCATCGCGGTCGAGCTCTCCACGCCATTCGAAGCGTTGGTCGCCCAGTTCGTCGAGGCGGGTCACTCACGCATGCCGATCTATCGCGAGACTCTGGACGACCCGGTGGGCGTGGTCCACGTCAAGGATGTCTTCAAGCTGCTCGCCGAGGACGTCCGCCGTCCGACATCCGCCGACCTCGTGCTGAACAAGCTGCGCCGTGAAGCGTTGTATGTGCCCGCCTCGATGAAGGCCGCCGATCTGCTTCTGCGCATGCGCACCAGCCGGATCCACATGGCGCTGGTCATCGACGAGTTCGGCGGCACGGACGGCGTGGTGACGATGGAAGACCTGATCGAAGCGGTGGTCGGCGAGATCGACGACGAACATGACGACGCCGCGGCGGTCGCGATCGTGGCGCGGCCGGGCGGCGTCTACGACGCCGACGCGCGCGCGCCGCTGGAGGAGCTGGAAGCCGCCCTCGGGCGCGAACTGGCGCCGGCGGACATGGAAGAGGACATCGACACCGTCGCCGGCCTCGTCGTGGCCCTGGCCGGGCGCGTGCCGCAGCGGGGCGAAGTGATCGCCCATCCGGACGGCTACGAGTTCGAGGTCGTCGAGGCCGATCCGCGCCGCGTGCGCCGCGTGCGCGTGCGCGGCGGCCCCGCGCCGCGGCCAGAGGCCCTCGAGTCGGTGTCCGAGGACCTCGGCGCTTCGTGA
- the lnt gene encoding apolipoprotein N-acyltransferase: protein MTAWSRFRQRPWSGSLLALIAGLAAALAHPPFGVLPGLLGYALLLHLLDTAAETKPLRSAFWRGWLAGVGYFGLGTWWIGEAFLVDAANQGWMAPFAIAAMAGGLALFWGLAGLLYRLARPASAWRILTFAGVFAALEWARGHVLTGFPWNLPGETWRAGSAPSQAAALVGAYGLTWITLAIAAAPAVWREGRGGRAALASAAVGLAGLYGYGALALHKPLLQERPVSVRIVQADIKQDAKWDAARFAQIVQAYVSLTAKPYAGKPADLVIWPEGALPAAINDYLAPGTWVRQAIVDSVQPGQTLLIGGYRYEGPIDKPVYYNSLIALRRTDTDLEIVGVYDKHRLVPFGEYLPAEAFLTQIGFKSLAHLGDGFATGPRPAPLRVLPDLLTQPLICYESLFPGLAKKNKDVRVLINVSNDAWFGVTSGPLQHLNLASYRAIEHARPILRATPTGVSAVIGADGRVLDDARLGLGQTGVIDAQIPGRGQVTPFDNFGDGAFLALLLISMVASVRLRAGKSLWTIAPSKDSR from the coding sequence GTGACCGCCTGGAGCCGCTTTCGACAGCGCCCCTGGAGCGGATCCCTGCTGGCCCTGATCGCCGGCTTGGCCGCCGCCCTGGCCCACCCGCCGTTCGGCGTGCTGCCTGGGCTGCTCGGCTACGCGCTGCTGCTGCATCTTCTGGACACCGCGGCCGAGACCAAGCCGTTGCGTTCGGCCTTCTGGCGCGGCTGGCTGGCGGGCGTCGGCTATTTCGGACTCGGCACCTGGTGGATCGGCGAGGCCTTCCTCGTCGACGCCGCCAACCAGGGCTGGATGGCGCCATTCGCGATCGCCGCCATGGCGGGCGGCCTGGCGCTGTTCTGGGGCTTGGCGGGCCTGCTGTATCGGCTCGCGCGTCCAGCGAGCGCTTGGCGCATCCTGACCTTCGCTGGCGTCTTCGCGGCGCTGGAGTGGGCGCGGGGTCATGTCCTGACCGGCTTTCCCTGGAACCTGCCGGGCGAGACCTGGCGCGCGGGTTCCGCGCCGTCGCAGGCGGCCGCCCTGGTGGGCGCCTATGGCCTGACCTGGATCACCCTGGCCATCGCCGCCGCGCCGGCGGTCTGGCGTGAAGGGCGGGGCGGTCGCGCCGCCCTGGCCTCGGCGGCCGTCGGACTGGCCGGGCTTTACGGCTATGGCGCGCTGGCCCTGCACAAGCCCTTGCTTCAAGAGCGGCCCGTGTCCGTTCGCATCGTCCAGGCGGACATCAAGCAGGACGCCAAGTGGGACGCGGCGCGCTTCGCCCAGATCGTCCAGGCCTACGTCTCGCTGACGGCCAAGCCCTATGCGGGCAAACCGGCCGACCTCGTGATCTGGCCCGAAGGCGCGCTGCCGGCTGCGATCAACGACTATCTCGCGCCCGGGACCTGGGTGCGCCAGGCGATCGTCGACAGCGTGCAGCCCGGACAAACCCTGCTGATCGGCGGCTACCGCTACGAGGGCCCGATCGACAAACCCGTCTACTACAACAGCCTGATCGCCCTGCGCCGAACCGACACCGACCTCGAGATCGTCGGCGTGTACGACAAGCATCGGCTTGTGCCTTTCGGCGAATACTTGCCTGCGGAAGCGTTTCTTACCCAAATTGGGTTTAAAAGTTTGGCCCACCTGGGGGACGGCTTCGCCACCGGGCCTAGACCCGCGCCGTTGCGGGTCCTGCCGGATCTCCTGACTCAGCCCCTGATCTGCTACGAGAGCCTCTTTCCCGGATTAGCCAAGAAAAACAAGGACGTCCGGGTCCTGATCAACGTCTCGAACGACGCCTGGTTCGGGGTCACGTCCGGGCCGCTGCAGCATCTCAACCTGGCCAGCTACCGTGCGATCGAGCACGCAAGGCCCATCCTCCGCGCCACGCCGACAGGTGTCAGCGCTGTCATCGGGGCGGATGGTCGAGTTTTGGACGACGCCCGCCTCGGCCTAGGACAAACTGGCGTTATCGATGCGCAAATACCAGGCCGCGGTCAGGTGACGCCTTTCGACAACTTCGGCGATGGCGCCTTTTTGGCGCTTCTACTGATATCTATGGTTGCGTCAGTTCGCCTGAGAGCAGGTAAATCCTTGTGGACTATTGCGCCATCGAAAGACTCGCGCTGA
- a CDS encoding helix-turn-helix domain-containing protein: MGMSDLSGAERHPNPVDLHVGARIRMRRKILGVSQERLAEDLGLTFQQIQKYERGANRVSASKLYEIAKSLQASVGYFFEGLETTVDGVSEPGEPFVHDFLMTSEGLELAAQFPRITRSKVRRRILELVRSMAEEEELGEDD, encoded by the coding sequence GTGGGCATGAGCGATTTGTCGGGCGCCGAACGCCATCCCAATCCGGTCGACCTGCACGTGGGCGCGCGCATTCGGATGCGCCGCAAGATCCTTGGCGTGAGTCAGGAGCGTCTGGCGGAGGACCTGGGTCTGACCTTCCAGCAGATCCAGAAGTATGAGCGCGGCGCCAACCGGGTCAGCGCCAGCAAGCTGTACGAGATCGCCAAAAGCCTTCAGGCGTCGGTCGGCTATTTCTTCGAGGGGCTCGAGACCACCGTCGACGGCGTGTCGGAGCCGGGCGAGCCGTTCGTCCACGATTTCCTGATGACGTCCGAAGGTTTGGAGCTGGCCGCCCAGTTCCCGCGGATCACGCGGTCGAAGGTTCGTCGTCGGATTTTAGAGCTGGTCCGCTCCATGGCCGAGGAGGAGGAACTCGGCGAAGACGATTGA
- the metK gene encoding methionine adenosyltransferase, translating to MTRSSYIFTSESVSEGHPDKVADRISDTVVDAFLSVDPEARVACETLVTTNRIVLAGEVRAGKPGADKKANKQLTKDILGSLEPKVRAAIKDIGYEQKGFHWQKAKYANYLHGQSAHIAQGVDATDKKDEGAGDQGIMFGYASTETPELMPATLQYSHNVLKRLAELRHSGELSELEPDAKSQVTLEYDGSGRPQRVVSIVVSHQHKKKIDGKAATSKRVLDLIKPHILPIFPDGLITKKTQWLVNPTGRFEIGGPDGDAGLTGRKIIVDTYGGAAPHGGGAFSGKDPTKVDRSAAYACRYLAKNVVAAGLADRCTIQIAYAIGVAQPVSFHVDLHGTGKVDPAVLEKTLPQLIGGATPRAIREHLQLNRPIYARTAAYGHFGRTPDNEGGFSWEKTDLVSDLKGLA from the coding sequence TTGACCCGTTCGTCCTACATCTTCACCAGCGAGAGCGTTTCCGAAGGCCATCCCGACAAGGTCGCCGATCGCATCAGCGACACCGTCGTCGACGCCTTCCTGAGCGTGGATCCCGAGGCTCGCGTGGCCTGCGAGACCCTGGTCACCACCAACCGCATCGTGCTGGCGGGCGAGGTCCGCGCCGGCAAGCCGGGCGCCGACAAGAAAGCCAACAAGCAGCTGACCAAGGACATCCTCGGCTCGCTGGAGCCGAAGGTCCGCGCCGCGATCAAGGACATCGGCTACGAGCAGAAGGGCTTCCACTGGCAGAAGGCGAAGTACGCCAACTACCTGCACGGCCAATCGGCGCACATAGCCCAGGGCGTGGACGCCACCGACAAGAAGGACGAGGGGGCCGGCGACCAGGGCATCATGTTCGGCTACGCCAGCACCGAGACGCCTGAGCTGATGCCGGCGACCCTGCAGTACAGCCACAATGTCCTCAAGCGCCTGGCCGAACTGCGCCACTCGGGCGAACTGTCCGAGCTGGAGCCCGACGCCAAGAGCCAGGTCACGCTCGAGTACGATGGCAGCGGCCGCCCGCAGCGCGTGGTGTCGATCGTCGTGTCGCACCAGCACAAGAAGAAGATCGACGGCAAGGCCGCGACCTCCAAGCGCGTCCTGGACCTGATCAAGCCGCACATCCTGCCGATCTTCCCGGACGGTCTGATCACCAAGAAGACTCAGTGGCTGGTCAACCCGACCGGCCGTTTCGAGATCGGCGGCCCGGACGGCGACGCCGGCCTGACCGGCCGCAAGATCATCGTCGACACCTACGGCGGCGCGGCCCCGCACGGCGGCGGCGCCTTCTCGGGCAAGGACCCGACCAAGGTCGACCGCTCGGCCGCCTACGCCTGCCGCTACCTGGCCAAGAACGTCGTGGCCGCCGGCCTGGCCGACCGCTGCACCATCCAGATCGCCTACGCCATCGGCGTGGCCCAGCCGGTCTCGTTCCACGTCGACCTGCACGGCACAGGCAAGGTCGATCCGGCGGTGCTGGAAAAGACCCTGCCGCAGCTGATCGGCGGCGCCACCCCGCGGGCCATCCGCGAGCACCTGCAGCTGAACCGTCCGATCTACGCCCGTACGGCCGCCTACGGTCACTTCGGCCGGACGCCCGACAACGAGGGCGGCTTCTCGTGGGAGAAGACCGACCTGGTCAGCGACCTGAAGGGCCTGGCGTAA
- the trmB gene encoding tRNA (guanosine(46)-N7)-methyltransferase TrmB: protein MTNPQQPHGPLRSFGRLKSRPVKPRQQALLDTLLPEIAVPQGPFQPLDLAPGAKAVWLEIGFGGGEHMATQAGRNPDVLVIGAEPFVNGVASAVRHVEEQALKNVRIHEGDARDVVDWLPDACLDRVFIMFPDPWHKARHNKRRLIQPAFVAKLARVMKPGAALRFATDWADYAEWTTERVLADPTFRFADETADRNAIPADHVTTRYEEKKLGDCAPVFLDFVRV, encoded by the coding sequence ATGACCAACCCGCAACAACCCCACGGGCCGCTGCGCTCGTTCGGCCGCCTGAAGTCGCGTCCGGTGAAGCCGCGCCAGCAGGCGCTGCTCGACACCCTGCTGCCCGAGATCGCCGTTCCGCAGGGGCCGTTCCAGCCGCTGGACCTGGCGCCGGGCGCCAAGGCGGTCTGGCTGGAGATCGGTTTCGGTGGCGGCGAACACATGGCCACCCAGGCTGGCCGTAACCCGGACGTCTTGGTGATCGGGGCCGAGCCGTTCGTGAACGGCGTCGCCAGCGCGGTCCGTCACGTCGAGGAGCAGGCGCTCAAGAACGTCCGCATCCACGAGGGCGACGCCCGCGACGTGGTCGACTGGCTGCCGGATGCGTGCCTGGACCGCGTCTTCATCATGTTCCCGGACCCCTGGCACAAGGCGCGGCACAACAAGCGCCGCCTGATCCAGCCGGCGTTCGTCGCCAAGCTGGCGCGGGTGATGAAGCCGGGCGCGGCCCTGCGCTTCGCGACCGACTGGGCCGACTACGCCGAATGGACCACCGAGCGGGTGCTGGCGGATCCGACCTTCCGTTTCGCGGACGAGACGGCCGACCGCAACGCGATCCCGGCCGATCACGTCACGACGCGCTACGAGGAAAAGAAGCTGGGCGACTGCGCGCCGGTGTTCCTGGACTTCGTCCGGGTCTGA
- the ppa gene encoding inorganic diphosphatase → MDLSKIPTGANPPYDLNAIIEIPQGGEPVKYEIDKESGALMVDRFLHTAMFYPANYGFIPHTLADDGDPADIMVVGPTPVVPGAIIRCRPIGTLMMVDEAGSDEKILAVPVDKLHPFYTGVSSWRDLPTILTEQIAHFFQHYKDLEKGKSTKISGWADIEETADIIRTAIKRYNETY, encoded by the coding sequence ATGGACCTCTCCAAGATCCCGACCGGGGCCAATCCGCCTTACGATCTGAACGCCATCATCGAGATCCCGCAGGGCGGCGAGCCGGTGAAGTACGAGATCGACAAGGAAAGCGGCGCCCTGATGGTCGACCGCTTCCTGCACACGGCCATGTTCTATCCGGCCAACTACGGCTTCATCCCGCACACCCTGGCCGACGACGGCGACCCCGCCGACATCATGGTCGTGGGCCCGACCCCGGTGGTGCCTGGCGCGATCATCCGCTGCCGCCCGATCGGCACCCTGATGATGGTCGACGAGGCCGGTTCGGACGAGAAGATCCTCGCCGTGCCGGTCGACAAGCTGCACCCGTTCTACACGGGCGTCTCCAGCTGGCGCGACCTGCCGACCATCCTGACCGAGCAGATCGCCCACTTCTTCCAGCACTACAAGGACCTGGAAAAGGGCAAGTCGACCAAGATCAGCGGGTGGGCCGACATCGAGGAAACCGCCGACATCATCCGCACGGCGATCAAGCGCTACAACGAAACCTACTGA
- the rimP gene encoding ribosome maturation factor RimP yields MRGKTQEDRDLIEMLDPVAESLGYEIVRLRLMGGAEQRRLQIMAEHPLLEDGTGGDMNVEDCARLSRGISEILDAADPIAGEYTLEVSSPGVDRPLTRLKDFEDYAGLEARIELDRVAEGRKRFKGELAGIEDDQVGLNIEGEDDVTVYFPFAWIIDAKLVMTDTLMDRGAKQRAARLKSENDQSDNDDVSESEED; encoded by the coding sequence GTGCGCGGCAAGACGCAGGAAGACCGTGACCTGATCGAGATGCTCGACCCCGTCGCCGAGAGCCTCGGCTACGAGATCGTGCGGCTGCGCCTGATGGGCGGCGCCGAGCAGCGCCGGCTGCAGATCATGGCCGAACACCCGCTGCTGGAGGACGGCACGGGCGGCGACATGAACGTCGAGGACTGCGCCCGCCTGTCGCGCGGCATCTCCGAAATCCTGGACGCGGCCGACCCGATCGCCGGCGAATATACGCTGGAAGTCTCCAGCCCCGGCGTCGACCGCCCGCTGACCCGCCTGAAGGATTTCGAGGACTACGCCGGTCTCGAGGCCCGCATCGAACTCGACCGCGTGGCCGAAGGCCGCAAGCGCTTCAAGGGCGAACTGGCCGGGATCGAGGACGACCAGGTCGGCCTGAACATCGAGGGCGAGGACGACGTCACCGTCTACTTCCCGTTCGCCTGGATCATCGACGCCAAGCTCGTCATGACCGACACCCTGATGGATCGGGGCGCCAAGCAGCGCGCCGCCCGCCTGAAATCAGAAAACGACCAATCCGACAACGACGACGTGTCCGAAAGTGAAGAGGACTGA
- the nusA gene encoding transcription termination factor NusA → MAIGIAANRLELLQIADAVAREKGIEKEVVIEAIEDALQKAARARYGAEHDIRVKIDPKTGETTQKRVIEVVSDDAELEGEIGKMPLSIAKRAWRDAEIGKVYEEALPPFEIGRVQTQMARQVVMHKVREAERERQYDEYKDRVGEIVNGSVKRVEYGNVIVDLGRGEGIMRRDQSIPRENFNVGDRIRAYIYDVRRETKGPQIMLSRAHGGFMAKLFAQEVPEVYDGVIEIRAVARDPGSRAKMAVISNDSSIDPVGACVGMRGSRVQAVVAELQGEKIDIIQWSEDEATFIVNALAPAEVSKVVMDEEDERVEVVVPDEQLSLAIGRRGQNVRLASQLTGWQIDIMTESQESERRQREFTERTALFQEALDVDEVIAQLLVTEGFAAVEDVAYVEPHEIAAIEGFDEETAEELQARAREFLEKEAAELDAKRKALGVEDEVLAIEGVTLAMAVALGEGDVKTVEDLAGLVPDDMRGWFESKNGERVREPGILETFNLSPEDAEALIMRARVAMGWVEAPPEPEYEEVEGEFESDGEVVAEDVVSEEAVLEEAVSEEEA, encoded by the coding sequence ATGGCCATCGGCATCGCCGCCAACCGGCTTGAACTCCTGCAGATCGCCGATGCGGTCGCCCGTGAAAAGGGCATCGAGAAGGAAGTCGTCATCGAGGCCATCGAGGACGCGCTGCAGAAGGCCGCCCGCGCCCGCTACGGCGCCGAGCACGACATCCGCGTCAAGATCGACCCGAAGACGGGCGAGACGACGCAGAAGCGCGTGATCGAGGTCGTGTCCGACGACGCCGAGCTGGAAGGCGAGATCGGCAAGATGCCGCTGTCGATCGCCAAGCGCGCCTGGCGCGACGCCGAGATCGGCAAGGTCTACGAAGAGGCCCTGCCGCCGTTCGAGATCGGCCGCGTCCAGACCCAGATGGCCCGCCAGGTCGTCATGCATAAGGTCCGCGAAGCCGAGCGCGAGCGTCAGTACGACGAGTACAAGGATCGCGTCGGCGAGATCGTCAACGGCAGCGTCAAGCGCGTCGAATACGGCAACGTGATCGTCGATCTGGGCCGCGGCGAAGGCATCATGCGTCGCGATCAGTCGATCCCGCGCGAAAACTTCAACGTCGGCGACCGCATCCGCGCCTACATCTACGACGTCCGTCGCGAGACCAAGGGCCCGCAGATCATGCTGAGCCGCGCGCACGGCGGCTTCATGGCCAAGCTGTTCGCCCAGGAAGTGCCGGAAGTCTACGACGGCGTCATCGAGATCCGCGCCGTGGCCCGCGACCCGGGCTCGCGCGCCAAGATGGCCGTCATCTCGAACGACAGCTCGATCGACCCCGTCGGCGCCTGCGTCGGCATGCGCGGTTCGCGCGTGCAGGCGGTCGTGGCCGAGCTGCAGGGCGAGAAGATCGACATCATCCAGTGGTCGGAAGACGAAGCCACCTTCATCGTCAACGCCCTGGCCCCGGCCGAAGTCTCCAAGGTCGTCATGGACGAGGAAGACGAGCGCGTCGAAGTCGTGGTGCCGGACGAGCAGCTGTCGCTGGCCATCGGCCGTCGCGGTCAGAACGTCCGTCTGGCCTCGCAGCTGACCGGCTGGCAGATCGACATCATGACCGAAAGCCAGGAGAGCGAGCGCCGTCAGCGCGAGTTCACCGAGCGCACGGCCCTGTTCCAGGAAGCCCTGGACGTCGACGAGGTCATCGCCCAGCTGCTGGTCACCGAAGGCTTCGCCGCGGTGGAAGACGTCGCCTATGTCGAGCCGCACGAGATCGCCGCGATCGAGGGCTTCGACGAGGAGACCGCCGAGGAACTGCAGGCCCGCGCTCGCGAATTCCTCGAGAAGGAAGCCGCTGAGCTGGACGCCAAGCGCAAGGCGCTGGGCGTCGAGGACGAGGTCCTGGCCATCGAGGGCGTGACCCTGGCCATGGCCGTGGCTCTGGGCGAAGGCGACGTGAAGACGGTCGAGGACTTGGCGGGTCTGGTGCCCGACGACATGCGTGGCTGGTTCGAAAGCAAGAATGGCGAGCGCGTGCGCGAGCCGGGCATCCTGGAGACCTTCAACCTGTCGCCCGAGGACGCCGAGGCGCTGATCATGCGCGCTCGCGTGGCCATGGGCTGGGTCGAGGCGCCGCCGGAGCCGGAATACGAAGAGGTCGAAGGCGAGTTCGAAAGCGACGGCGAGGTTGTCGCCGAGGACGTCGTCTCGGAAGAGGCCGTTTTGGAAGAAGCTGTCTCGGAAGAAGAGGCCTAA